A portion of the bacterium genome contains these proteins:
- a CDS encoding succinylglutamate desuccinylase/aspartoacylase family protein, whose translation MSVSCELLHAHAPMADGTEEHIPYWHLDSGQPGESFLVLAAQHGIEVQGCEVVRRFRDLCLTELRRGQVYLVPFACPPAVRARRSHLHLQPEQPVAENKANNMNLLWPGDPQGNETERVAYALHTAVVDRCTCCLDLHSWSRFTATAALARDDVPRSIEMGLASGFRFLELLGNPRTPHAGMLENLFSSRGQGAISVELTGQWVVREPQVREGVRCATNLARLCGLFDGEPERLAGPVVRFHQNTWRDSVTQVVAPCDGLFVEAGLHTSDHVEAGQRLGHLIRADDLETVEIIAPAAGYLYSYGCFRSHSDVQLPAMHPYAEVGDVLAGIMQP comes from the coding sequence ATGTCTGTCTCCTGCGAACTGCTCCATGCTCACGCCCCCATGGCTGACGGCACAGAGGAGCATATCCCCTACTGGCATCTGGACTCGGGCCAGCCGGGGGAGAGCTTCCTGGTGCTTGCCGCCCAGCACGGGATCGAGGTCCAGGGCTGCGAGGTCGTGCGACGCTTCCGCGACCTCTGCCTGACCGAGCTGCGGCGCGGACAGGTCTACTTGGTGCCCTTCGCCTGTCCGCCGGCAGTGCGCGCGCGCCGCTCACACCTGCACCTGCAGCCCGAGCAGCCCGTCGCCGAGAACAAGGCCAACAACATGAACCTGCTGTGGCCGGGCGATCCGCAGGGCAACGAGACTGAGCGGGTAGCCTACGCCCTGCATACCGCGGTGGTGGACCGCTGCACCTGCTGCCTGGACCTCCACTCCTGGTCCCGCTTCACCGCCACGGCCGCGCTGGCCCGTGACGACGTGCCGAGGTCCATCGAGATGGGGCTGGCCAGCGGCTTCCGCTTTCTCGAGCTGCTCGGCAACCCCCGCACCCCGCATGCCGGGATGCTGGAGAACCTCTTCAGCAGCCGCGGGCAGGGGGCGATCAGTGTCGAGTTGACCGGGCAGTGGGTCGTGCGCGAACCCCAGGTGCGCGAGGGCGTCCGCTGCGCCACCAACCTCGCGCGGCTGTGCGGACTCTTTGACGGCGAGCCGGAGCGCCTCGCTGGCCCGGTCGTCCGCTTCCATCAGAACACCTGGCGCGACAGCGTGACCCAGGTTGTGGCCCCCTGCGACGGGCTGTTTGTCGAGGCCGGGCTGCACACCTCGGACCACGTCGAGGCCGGCCAGCGCCTCGGCCACCTGATCCGCGCCGACGACCTGGAGACGGTAGAGATCATCGCGCCGGCGGCGGGCTACCTGTACAGCTACGGCTGCTTCCGCTCGCATTCGGATGTGCAACTGCCGGCGATGCATCCCTATGCGGAGGTGGGTGACGTGCTGGCCGGGATCATGCAGCCATGA
- a CDS encoding succinylglutamate desuccinylase/aspartoacylase family protein, giving the protein MAPTCELGTITASRRDGAEVRVPYWHLQSGQPGEVLAVTAAQHGNEVQGCEVVRALREVCERDLLRGEVYLIPFTNLPAVQHRRSHTTLEGEQPYGEDLGENMNRTWPGDPEGNDTERLSHAIHQAVISRCDHVLDLHSWSRFTATCTLVRAECANAMAMADAAQIRFTMKQERPQLPDGAPAPIGVPFNNDGRGALCIELAPQWVIREKEVRQGLRAATNIAKLLHLMDGEMERIGGPLVMFSAADREARTYTLRAPRSGLFVESGLETSDRVEAGQKLGHLICDDDLTTVDLVAPVSGYLWQYGCHREHSDVRLPAMHPYADGGDILAAVMTV; this is encoded by the coding sequence ATGGCACCCACCTGCGAGCTGGGCACTATCACCGCTTCGCGCCGCGACGGCGCGGAGGTCCGCGTGCCGTACTGGCATCTGCAGTCCGGCCAGCCCGGCGAGGTCCTGGCCGTCACCGCCGCCCAGCACGGCAACGAGGTGCAGGGCTGTGAAGTGGTGCGTGCCTTGCGCGAGGTGTGTGAGCGCGACCTCCTGCGCGGCGAGGTCTACCTGATCCCCTTCACCAACCTCCCCGCCGTGCAGCACCGCCGCTCCCACACCACCCTGGAGGGGGAGCAACCGTACGGCGAGGACCTCGGCGAGAACATGAACCGCACGTGGCCCGGCGACCCCGAGGGCAATGACACGGAGCGGCTAAGCCACGCCATCCACCAGGCCGTCATCAGCCGGTGCGATCACGTCCTTGACCTGCATAGCTGGTCGCGCTTCACCGCCACCTGCACGCTGGTGCGAGCCGAGTGCGCCAACGCGATGGCCATGGCCGACGCGGCTCAGATCCGGTTCACCATGAAGCAGGAGCGGCCGCAGCTTCCCGACGGCGCCCCCGCCCCCATCGGCGTCCCCTTCAACAACGACGGACGCGGCGCGCTGTGCATCGAGCTGGCCCCGCAGTGGGTCATCCGTGAGAAGGAGGTGCGGCAGGGCCTGCGCGCCGCCACCAACATCGCGAAGCTGCTGCACCTGATGGACGGGGAGATGGAACGGATTGGGGGACCGTTGGTGATGTTCAGCGCGGCCGACCGGGAAGCCCGGACTTACACCCTCCGCGCCCCCCGCAGCGGCCTCTTTGTCGAAAGCGGGCTGGAGACCTCAGACCGTGTCGAGGCGGGCCAGAAGCTCGGACACCTGATCTGCGATGACGACCTGACGACCGTGGATCTTGTCGCACCCGTGTCGGGCTACCTGTGGCAGTATGGCTGCCACCGCGAGCACTCCGACGTGCGGCTGCCCGCGATGCACCCGTATGCGGATGGGGGGGACATACTGGCGGCGGTGATGACGGTCTAG
- a CDS encoding tRNA threonylcarbamoyladenosine dehydratase, which produces MSERFRRMEMMIGAEGLARLHAARVTVIGLGAVGSYATEGLARAGIGHLRLVDHDFVRESNINRQLYALTSTLGRPKIEVAAERVRDINPDCQVDTVRTFVHVETMDEVFAGEPNVIVDAIDAYTPKLELICAAIERGVPLISSMGAALRADTTRIRVGPLGQTTGCPLARQLRQGLRRRGVEPSVRCVYSDEPVDTRRVFPPEELAAGELERGRRRRALGSLPTVTGIFGLTLANEAIRLLAGLP; this is translated from the coding sequence ATGAGCGAACGCTTCCGCCGCATGGAGATGATGATCGGGGCGGAGGGCCTGGCGCGGTTGCACGCCGCCCGCGTGACCGTCATCGGTCTGGGCGCCGTGGGCAGCTACGCCACGGAGGGTCTGGCGCGCGCCGGGATCGGGCACCTGCGCCTGGTGGACCACGACTTCGTCCGCGAGAGCAACATCAACCGGCAGCTCTATGCCCTGACCTCCACCCTGGGTCGGCCCAAGATCGAGGTCGCCGCGGAGCGCGTGCGGGACATCAACCCCGACTGCCAGGTGGACACGGTGCGGACCTTCGTGCACGTCGAGACGATGGACGAAGTGTTCGCGGGCGAGCCGAATGTCATCGTCGACGCCATTGACGCCTACACGCCCAAGCTCGAGCTGATCTGCGCCGCGATAGAGCGCGGGGTGCCGCTCATCTCCTCGATGGGGGCGGCTCTGCGAGCGGACACCACGCGGATCAGGGTGGGGCCGCTGGGGCAGACGACCGGGTGTCCGCTGGCGCGGCAGTTGCGCCAGGGCCTGCGCCGGCGCGGGGTCGAGCCATCGGTGCGCTGTGTCTACAGCGACGAGCCGGTGGACACGCGGCGGGTGTTCCCGCCCGAGGAGCTGGCGGCAGGGGAGCTGGAGCGCGGCCGCCGTCGCCGCGCGCTGGGGAGCCTGCCGACGGTGACGGGCATCTTCGGCCTGACGCTGGCCAATGAGGCGATCCGCTTGCTCGCTGGCCTCCCCTAG
- a CDS encoding TatD family hydrolase: MTHLIDAHNHLQEEVLAPHVAEVLQRARAAGVGCQVVNATHEGDWEDVLALARTHAGLVPCFGLHPWFVSERVAGWLERLRALLLTVPAAVGEIGLDRWVQEPDLPAQEEVFVAQLRLARELDRPVMVHCLQAWGWLLEVLEREGPSPPLLIHAYGGAAEMIPPLAARGAFFSFGGGVLDERKLRARAALPAVPLDRLLVETDAPALLPPEPYRPHVLVAEGGEVCNEPANLPAILEGIAPLRGVPADELREITWGNARRLLGPLLPTGSVT; encoded by the coding sequence ATGACACACCTGATTGACGCCCACAACCATCTGCAGGAAGAGGTCCTTGCGCCACACGTGGCGGAGGTTCTGCAGCGCGCTCGCGCGGCGGGGGTGGGCTGCCAGGTTGTCAACGCCACCCACGAGGGCGACTGGGAGGATGTGCTCGCCCTGGCCCGGACCCATGCCGGCCTCGTGCCCTGCTTCGGTCTACACCCGTGGTTTGTGAGCGAGCGTGTGGCGGGGTGGCTGGAGCGGCTCCGGGCACTCCTGCTGACCGTGCCCGCGGCCGTCGGTGAGATCGGCCTGGACCGCTGGGTCCAGGAGCCGGACCTGCCTGCGCAGGAGGAGGTCTTCGTGGCCCAGTTGCGGCTGGCGCGCGAGCTGGACCGGCCGGTGATGGTCCACTGTCTGCAGGCCTGGGGGTGGCTGCTGGAGGTGCTGGAGCGCGAGGGCCCGTCCCCGCCGCTGCTCATCCACGCCTATGGCGGGGCGGCGGAGATGATCCCGCCGCTGGCCGCGAGGGGCGCGTTCTTTTCCTTCGGCGGCGGGGTGCTCGACGAGCGGAAGCTGCGGGCGCGGGCAGCACTGCCGGCCGTGCCGCTGGACCGGCTCCTCGTCGAGACCGACGCCCCCGCCCTGCTGCCGCCGGAGCCTTACCGGCCGCATGTGCTGGTCGCGGAAGGGGGAGAGGTGTGCAACGAGCCGGCGAACCTGCCAGCCATCCTCGAGGGGATCGCGCCACTGCGCGGGGTGCCGGCTGACGAGCTGCGCGAGATCACCTGGGGCAATGCCAGGCGGCTGTTGGGGCCACTGCTGCCGACGGGGTCGGTGACATGA
- a CDS encoding response regulator transcription factor: MLRPPCRALLYGQQTAAVRAALEQAGCVVAVAADEATAAELKATQRPEVIFACELPPGAAGRLHRLPPQLDATYCLLLDRRLLGQTLISPEYDDFILLPLDTAEVEARVSLWRWRREQLTAEGVLRAGALVVDLANYRVTMEGAPVTLTYKEYELLCLLLRRRGQVLTRDQVLDLVWGPDYYGGSRTVDVHVRRLRTKLPEVADLIATVHGVGYRFDG; the protein is encoded by the coding sequence ATGTTACGTCCGCCGTGCCGAGCGCTACTGTATGGGCAGCAGACGGCCGCCGTGCGGGCGGCGTTGGAGCAGGCCGGCTGCGTGGTAGCCGTGGCCGCGGACGAAGCGACGGCAGCCGAACTGAAGGCCACCCAGCGGCCGGAGGTCATCTTCGCCTGCGAACTGCCACCGGGCGCCGCCGGGCGACTGCACCGCCTGCCCCCGCAGCTCGATGCCACCTATTGCCTCCTGCTCGACCGCCGCCTGTTGGGCCAGACACTGATCTCCCCCGAGTACGACGACTTCATCCTGTTGCCTCTGGACACCGCCGAGGTCGAGGCGCGGGTCAGCCTGTGGCGCTGGCGTCGCGAGCAGCTCACCGCCGAGGGGGTGTTGCGGGCCGGAGCCCTGGTCGTGGACCTGGCGAACTACCGGGTGACGATGGAGGGGGCGCCGGTCACGCTGACCTATAAGGAATATGAACTGCTCTGCCTGCTCCTGCGGCGGCGGGGGCAAGTCCTCACACGCGACCAGGTCCTCGACCTCGTCTGGGGGCCCGACTACTACGGCGGCAGCCGCACCGTGGATGTGCACGTGCGACGCCTGCGGACCAAGCTGCCGGAAGTGGCCGACCTGATCGCGACCGTACACGGCGTGG